The Coleofasciculaceae cyanobacterium genome includes a window with the following:
- a CDS encoding PDGLE domain-containing protein, which produces MSNKLPSSRNLAFVISGLGIALLIAIFVSPFASPDPDGLDRVSQDLEFGHRATEDAPAQKLPFAQVFDEYALKGVPEGIATPMAGLVGTLVTFGLAWGIGKLVIKKSHSSADSISPQSSDEQAN; this is translated from the coding sequence ATGAGCAATAAACTTCCCAGCTCTCGTAATCTCGCTTTTGTCATCTCAGGCTTGGGTATTGCCTTACTAATTGCCATTTTTGTTTCTCCTTTTGCTAGTCCAGATCCAGATGGGCTAGATCGCGTTTCCCAAGATTTAGAGTTTGGACATCGGGCTACTGAAGACGCACCAGCCCAGAAATTGCCTTTTGCTCAAGTATTTGATGAATACGCGCTTAAAGGTGTACCCGAAGGAATTGCTACACCAATGGCAGGTTTGGTTGGAACTTTGGTTACTTTTGGTTTGGCGTGGGGAATTGGCAAGCTGGTAATTAAAAAATCCCATTCATCTGCTGATAGTATTTCCCCTCAATCGAGTGACGAACAAGCAAATTAA
- the cbiM gene encoding cobalt transporter CbiM, producing the protein MLSIIFNDWLFWNWQPQLAMHIPDGFLSLPVSLITWVIAIALIAVALNQVQAKYQERTVPIMGVCAAFIFAAQMINFPIPGGTSGHLLGGTLAGILLGPWAGALVVSVVFIVQAVVFQDGGITVLGANIANMGLIGTFGGYYLYRAIRSAIGRDSWRGMAIATAVSAWTSVFIASILVAIQLALSGTVPLNVAISAMAFWHLLIGIGEALITLAVVSFIWRTRPDLLYDPRQSKLSSSHPVVQR; encoded by the coding sequence ATGCTATCTATTATATTTAATGACTGGTTATTTTGGAACTGGCAGCCTCAGTTGGCAATGCACATTCCAGACGGGTTTTTAAGCCTTCCAGTTAGTTTAATTACCTGGGTTATTGCGATCGCGCTAATCGCCGTGGCTTTAAATCAAGTACAGGCGAAATATCAAGAGCGAACAGTTCCGATTATGGGAGTCTGCGCTGCTTTTATCTTTGCTGCTCAAATGATTAATTTCCCTATACCAGGAGGAACTTCTGGTCATTTACTAGGCGGGACGTTAGCGGGAATTTTACTTGGTCCTTGGGCGGGTGCGTTAGTAGTCAGTGTGGTGTTTATCGTTCAAGCGGTTGTCTTTCAAGACGGTGGTATTACTGTATTGGGAGCAAATATTGCCAACATGGGGCTAATTGGCACTTTTGGCGGGTACTACCTTTATCGGGCAATTCGCTCGGCAATTGGTCGTGATAGCTGGCGTGGAATGGCGATCGCTACAGCCGTAAGTGCTTGGACAAGTGTATTTATTGCTTCAATATTGGTTGCTATACAACTAGCTTTATCGGGAACTGTACCCCTAAACGTCGCTATTTCGGCAATGGCATTTTGGCACTTACTCATCGGAATCGGCGAAGCATTAATTACCTTAGCCGTAGTTAGTTTTATTTGGCGGACTCGACCAGATTTGCTTTACGATCCTCGTCAAAGCAAATTATCTAGTTCTCATCCAGTAGTACAGCGTTAA
- a CDS encoding glycosyltransferase — MRQHGDRCDLPHLCGYDAAYKLFAPYPEILEFSGVPNWIRDKTIYSPGFSRYSQSKETKLGAREKLDISPQQEVVLVINGKGGGKYSRAKIAAAAEATPEWLWLTVGEIDRDYDNLPSNVSVLGWREDTYPYLKAADVAIASGGHNTVMEIGTAQVPFLCIPELRPFQEQQIKAILLEKLGLCFCSETFPGANSARLVLNKLKQLDVTQWGRIMAIDGAAQAAKAIESEIKLLSSYLAVSSSSIASTGDDF, encoded by the coding sequence ATGCGTCAACATGGCGATCGCTGCGATCTACCTCATCTGTGTGGATACGACGCTGCATATAAACTGTTTGCGCCTTATCCTGAGATTTTAGAATTTTCTGGTGTACCTAACTGGATTAGAGATAAAACTATTTATTCTCCTGGCTTCTCCCGCTACTCTCAGAGTAAGGAAACTAAATTAGGCGCTAGGGAAAAGCTGGATATCTCTCCACAACAAGAAGTTGTACTAGTAATTAATGGCAAGGGCGGGGGCAAATATTCAAGAGCGAAAATTGCAGCAGCCGCAGAAGCAACACCAGAATGGTTATGGTTAACTGTGGGAGAAATTGACCGAGATTATGATAACTTACCTAGCAATGTCTCTGTCTTGGGGTGGCGCGAAGATACCTATCCCTATTTGAAAGCTGCTGATGTGGCGATCGCTTCTGGGGGACACAACACCGTTATGGAGATTGGGACAGCGCAAGTTCCTTTTCTTTGCATACCAGAATTGCGACCTTTTCAAGAACAGCAGATTAAGGCAATATTATTAGAGAAGTTGGGGTTGTGTTTTTGCTCAGAAACTTTTCCTGGTGCTAATTCGGCAAGGTTAGTCTTGAATAAGCTAAAGCAGCTTGATGTTACTCAATGGGGTCGGATTATGGCGATTGATGGTGCAGCACAGGCAGCTAAGGCGATTGAATCTGAAATTAAACTGTTAAGCAGTTATTTAGCTGTTAGCTCTAGCTCAATAGCCTCAACGGGTGACGACTTTTGA
- a CDS encoding glycosyltransferase family 4 protein gives MKIAVLGHRRFPIKEPFAGGIERFTHDIVKGLEQRGCQVALFAHPESDCSLNLSLEPILDTSFCQNADEESHEAYLSIMDYLSGAEFDLIHDNSLNYFPIILEDRLNAPLVTTLHSPPFSRLLSAVRYRERKQRGQYISVSKFNTELWGLDRNRIETIHNGVDTKIFAYSPFYYRNCAVWTGRIIPDKGTHLAIEAAQKAKIQLVIAGPISDREYFTAKVEPHLGRGVEYVGHLGQAELVALLQSAAVTLCTPIWSEPFGLVVIESLACGTPVVAFNRGAMSEILNCQTGVLVPPDDTDAMAEGIKQAKRLSRYSCRKLVLERFSLETMTDKYLNAFERIISQHKRQKICTLATTYTSTARDTPKELKRSLHTSVSPLPSSALGLVEATGQE, from the coding sequence ATGAAAATAGCAGTTTTGGGACATCGCAGATTCCCGATTAAAGAACCGTTTGCGGGTGGAATTGAACGTTTTACTCACGATATAGTTAAAGGACTAGAACAACGGGGTTGTCAGGTTGCTCTGTTTGCTCATCCAGAAAGCGATTGCTCGCTTAATTTGTCTCTAGAGCCAATTTTGGACACTTCTTTTTGCCAAAATGCTGATGAAGAATCCCATGAAGCCTATCTCAGCATCATGGATTATCTCAGTGGAGCCGAATTTGATTTGATTCACGACAATTCTTTAAATTATTTCCCGATAATTTTGGAGGATCGGCTGAATGCACCTTTGGTAACTACACTACATTCGCCTCCTTTCTCGCGTTTGCTAAGTGCCGTAAGATATCGCGAAAGAAAACAGCGCGGTCAGTATATTTCAGTTTCTAAATTTAATACCGAACTTTGGGGTTTAGATCGTAACCGCATAGAGACAATTCACAATGGTGTAGATACTAAAATATTTGCTTATTCTCCTTTCTATTATCGTAACTGTGCCGTGTGGACAGGACGAATTATTCCCGACAAAGGTACTCATCTGGCAATTGAAGCTGCCCAGAAAGCGAAAATTCAATTAGTTATTGCTGGACCAATTAGCGATCGCGAATATTTTACCGCTAAAGTCGAGCCTCATCTCGGTCGAGGGGTTGAATATGTGGGGCATTTAGGACAAGCAGAACTTGTAGCGTTGTTACAGTCGGCTGCGGTAACTCTTTGCACCCCAATTTGGTCTGAGCCTTTTGGGTTAGTAGTAATTGAAAGCCTTGCCTGTGGTACTCCAGTGGTGGCGTTTAACCGTGGGGCGATGTCAGAGATTTTGAACTGTCAAACAGGTGTTTTAGTTCCTCCCGATGATACCGACGCTATGGCAGAGGGAATCAAACAAGCTAAACGTCTATCTCGTTATTCCTGTCGAAAATTGGTTCTCGAACGGTTTAGTCTCGAAACCATGACTGATAAGTATCTTAACGCTTTTGAACGGATTATCAGCCAACATAAACGGCAAAAAATATGCACCTTGGCTACTACATACACCTCCACGGCAAGGGACACGCCCAAAGAGCTAAAGCGATCGCTTCACACTTCAGTATCGCCGTTACCTTCATCGGCACTGGGGTTAGTCGAAGCGACTGGACAGGAGTAG